In Pocillopora verrucosa isolate sample1 chromosome 13, ASM3666991v2, whole genome shotgun sequence, one genomic interval encodes:
- the LOC131784157 gene encoding fumarylacetoacetase has protein sequence MSFIQVSHDNHFPIQNIPYGVFSTSDDPRHRVGVAIGDYVLDLTEIADLFTGPIMSQKKSSLQGQVLNGFMGLGKKAWKETRDTLQRILCSSEGVLRDDSKRQSRCLFKQDCVTMHLPANIGDYTDFYSSKNHATNIGTMFRGKDKALMPNWVHLPVGYHGRASSVVVSGTPVRRPVGQTRPDDTKPPVFGPCKLLDFELEMAFFCGPGNNLGEPIAMDKAEDHIFGMVVMNDWSARDIQKWEYVPLGPFLAKNFATSISPWVVTMDALQEFALANSIQDPAPLPYLQHTDPYTFDINLQVALQCENAKAPVTICSSNFKHMYWTPKQQLVHHTVTGCNVRPGDLMGSGTISGTTPDSYGSMLELSWKGTKPVDLGEGITRKFLQDGDEVIMTGYCQGNGYRVGFGECRSKILPA, from the exons ATGTCCTTTATTCAAGTTTCTCATGATAACCATTTTCCCATTCAGAATATTCCTTATGGAGTATTTTCCACGTCAGATGAT CCACGGCATCGTGTGGGTGTTGCCATAGGGGACTATGTGCTGGACCTCACCGAGATTGCCGATCTCTTTACTGGTCCGATAATGTCCCAGAAAAAATCGTCTCTTCAAGGG CAAGTGCTGAATGGCTTCATGGGTCTTGGGAAAAAGGCATGGAAAGAAACAAGGGACACATTGCAACGTATTTTGTGCAGCAGTGAG GGAGTTCTTAGAGATGACTCAAAGCGGCAATCCAG GTGCCTTTTTAAGCAAGACTGTGTTACCATGCATCTTCCTGCAAATAttg GTGACTACACTGACTTTTATTCCTCTAAAAATCATGCAACAAATATTGGTACAATGTTTAGAGGAAAGGATAAGGCTCTGATGCCAAACTG GGTTCATCTGCCAGTTGGATATCATGGCAGAGCATCGTCAGTTGTAGTATCAGGTACTCCTGTGAGACGTCCTGTTGGTCAGACTAGGCCAGATGATA CCAAACCTCCTGTTTTTGGTCCATGTAAATTACTTGACTTTGAGCTGGAAATG GCATTCTTCTGTGGACCTGGAAACAATCTTGGTGAGCCTATTGCTATGGATAAG GCTGAGGACCACATATTTGGAATGGTTGTGATGAATGACTGGAGTG CTCGTGACATACAGAAGTGGGAATATGTACCATTGGGCCCATTTTTAGCCAAGAATTTTGCAACAAGCATCTCACCTTGGGTGGTGACAATGGATGCTCTTCAAGAATTTGCTTTGGCCAATTCAATTCAG GATCCAGCTCCTCTACCTTATCTTCAGCACACAGACCCTTACACTTTTGACATCAATTTGCAAGTTGCTTTACAAT gtgaAAACGCTAAAGCACCTGTGACAATCTGTTCCTCGAATTTCAAG CATATGTATTGGACACCTAAACAACAGTTAGTTCATCATACAGTGACTGGATGCAATGTTCGACCTGGAGACCTGATGGGCTCTGGCACAATCAGTGGAACG ACCCCTGACTCCTATGGCTCAATGCTAGAGCTTTCCTGGAAAGGTACTAAACCCGTGGATCTGGGAGAAGGAATTACACGGAAGTTCCTACAGGATGGAGATGAAGTGATTATGACGGGATATTGTCAAGGAAATGGCTACAGAGTTGGGTTTGGAGAGTGCAGAAGTAAAATTTTACCCGCTTAA